A window of Hevea brasiliensis isolate MT/VB/25A 57/8 chromosome 14, ASM3005281v1, whole genome shotgun sequence contains these coding sequences:
- the LOC110646746 gene encoding ent-kaurene synthase, chloroplastic isoform X1, with protein MDMLHLLRSSTSTPKILLHGNQWEAKAAPGGSSGLLGRRDNIALDAEGLAPRIKQMLNKVELSVSSYDTAWVAMVPSKDSSKQPSFPKCLNWVMENQRIDGSWGLDPCHPLLVKDSLSCTLACVLALQKWKVGPQLIHKGLDFIVSNIWAATDKNQHSPLGFDIIFPGMIEYANHIGLNLSVNQPSMEAMFLKRDLETKSLKDKTSNLAYFAEGLTQSCDWKEIMKYQRMNGSLFNSPSTTAATFIYLHDGKCFEYLDTLVKNFENAVPTVYPLDLYARLSVVDNLQKLGIDRYFREEIEVVLSEVYRNWMLGSEEIILDARCCAMAFRLLRMNGYEISADGLSNVEEQEKLLYAKDTKSILELFKASQVTIFADEPVLDRIYAWTSTCLNDMLVNGAISEKNLQIEVDYALKHPHACLERIESRMWIENYNADNFSLLKTSYRFCNVDYKDLWKFSIQDFNVCQAIHREELEHLEGWIKKYGINNLKFTRPTIRYAFFAIASTFFQPNFSNIRMSWAKNSVLATAVDDFFDFAGSMEELLNLIDLIERWDQHSTIDYKSKEVEILFGAIYGTTNELAAKASIQQGRCIKRHLIDIWISFLKANLKEAEWARNKTIPTINEYLSNGYISFGLGPIILISLYFLEPLSEEVVTSEEYKNLFMHTSLIARLINDRVTVEREGAQGKLNSVSLQVVLSGGAVTKEDAQEEVKRLIESHRRELLRMVLQTEESTVPKVCKDLFWRMNKVLHLFYMSGDGFSSPSKMVNAVNAIINEPIILP; from the exons ATGGATATGCTGCATTTGCTGCGCAGTTCCACAAGTACCCCAAAAATTTTGTTACATGGAAACCAATGGGAGGCCAAAGCTGCACCAG GTGGGTCTAGTGGGCTGCTTGGCCGAAGAGACAATATTGCTCTC GATGCAGAAGGGTTAGCTCCAAGAATCAAGCAGATGTTGAACAAAGTTGAGCTATCTGTTTCCTCTTATGACACAGCATGGGTTGCTATGGTGCCTTCAAAGGATTCTTCAAAGCAACCTTCGTTCCCAAAATGCCTAAACTGGGTTATGGAGAATCAACGAATTGATGGATCCTGGGGTCTTGATCCATGCCATCCTTTGCTCGTTAAAGACTCTCTATCTTGTACTTTGGCGTGTGTACTTGCCCTCCAGAAATGGAAAGTTGGCCCGCAACTTATTCATAAAG GTTTGGACTTCATTGTTTCTAACATTTGGGCGGCCACGGACAAGAATCAACACTCTCCACTTGGATTTGACATAATATTTCCAGGCATGATTGAGTATGCCAACCACATAGGCTTGAATCTTTCGGTGAACCAGCCTTCAATGGAGGCAATGTTTCTTAAGCGAGACTTGGAAACTAAAAG TTTGAAGGATAAAACAAGCAATCTAGCATATTTTGCAGAAGGGTTAACTCAGTCATGCGATTGGAAAGAGATAATGAAATATCAAAGGATGAATGGATCACTCTTCAACTCACCATCTACAACTGCAGCTACTTTTATCTACCTTCACGATGGAAAATGCTTCGAATACTTAGATACGCtagtgaaaaattttgaaaatgcag TTCCTACAGTTTATCCCCTGGATCTCTATGCCCGTCTGTCGGTGGTCGACAATTTGCAAAAACTAGGAATTGATCGATATTTCAGGGAAGAAATAGAAGTAGTATTGAGTGAAGTCTACAG AAATTGGATGCTGGGAAGTGAAGAAATAATTTTAGATGCCAGATGTTGTGCAATGGCATTTCGTCTCCTACGGATGAATGGATATGAAATTTCCGCAG ATGGATTATCCAATGTTGAAGAACAAGAAAAGTTGCTCTATGCAAAAGATACAAAGTCAATTCTAGAGTTATTCAAGGCTTCACAGGTCACAATATTTGCTGATGAGCCTGTTCTTGATAGAATTTATGCTTGGACAAGTACTTGTCTTAATGACATGTTAGTGAATGGGGCAATCTCAGAAAAGAATTTACAAATAGAG GTAGATTATGCTTTAAAGCATCCTCATGCCTGTTTGGAGCGAATTGAAAGCAGAATGTGGATTGAGAATTACAATGCAGATAATTTTTCACTTCTTAAAACATCTTATAG GTTTTGCAATGTTGATTACAAAGATCTCTGGAAATTTTCAATCCAAGATTTTAATGTGTGCCAAGCGATACACAGGGAAGAACTTGAGCATCTTGAGGG ATggatcaagaaatatggcataaaCAATCTCAAGTTTACAAGGCCGACGATTAGATATGCCTTTTTTGCCATTGCATCTACATTTTTCCAACCTAATTTCTCCAATATTCGCATGTCATGGGccaaaaattctgtcctggcaacTGCTGTTGATGATTTCTTTGACTTCGCTGGCTCTATGGAAGAACTATTAAACCTGATTGATTTGATCGAAAG GTGGGATCAGCATTCAACCATTGACTACAAGTCTAAAGAAGTTGAGATACTCTTTGGTGCAATTTATGGCACCACTAATGAACTTGCAGCTAAGGCTAGCATTCAACAAGGAAGATGCATCAAAAGGCACCTAATTGACATT TGGATAAGCTTTCTCAAGGCTAATTTAAAAGAGGCAGAGTGGgcaagaaacaagacaattccaacAATAAATGAATATCTATCAAATGGGTATATATCATTTGGATTAGGACCTATCATCCTCATATCACTTTATTTTTTGGAACCATTGTCTGAGGAGGTTGTCACAAGTGAAGAATACAAAAATTTGTTTATGCATACAAGCCTTATTGCTCGACTTATTAATGATCGTGTGACCGTTGAG AGGGAAGGTGCACAAGGAAAGCTGAATAGTGTGTCTCTACAAGTAGTCCTTAGTGGAGGTGCTGTAACTAAGGAGGATGCTCAAGAAGAGGTAAAAAGACTCATTGAGAGTCATAGGAGAGAGTTGCTGAGAATGGTGCTTCAAACTGAGGAAAGCACAGTTCCAAAAGTTTGCAAAGATTTGTTTTGGAGGATGAACAAGGTCCTGCACCTATTTTACATGAGTGGTGATGGGTTTTCTTCTCCAAGCAAGATGGTTAATGCAGTGAACGCAATCATCAATGAACCTATCATTCTACCCTAG
- the LOC110646746 gene encoding ent-kaurene synthase TSP4, chloroplastic isoform X2 — METNGRPKLHQDAEGLAPRIKQMLNKVELSVSSYDTAWVAMVPSKDSSKQPSFPKCLNWVMENQRIDGSWGLDPCHPLLVKDSLSCTLACVLALQKWKVGPQLIHKGLDFIVSNIWAATDKNQHSPLGFDIIFPGMIEYANHIGLNLSVNQPSMEAMFLKRDLETKSLKDKTSNLAYFAEGLTQSCDWKEIMKYQRMNGSLFNSPSTTAATFIYLHDGKCFEYLDTLVKNFENAVPTVYPLDLYARLSVVDNLQKLGIDRYFREEIEVVLSEVYRNWMLGSEEIILDARCCAMAFRLLRMNGYEISADGLSNVEEQEKLLYAKDTKSILELFKASQVTIFADEPVLDRIYAWTSTCLNDMLVNGAISEKNLQIEVDYALKHPHACLERIESRMWIENYNADNFSLLKTSYRFCNVDYKDLWKFSIQDFNVCQAIHREELEHLEGWIKKYGINNLKFTRPTIRYAFFAIASTFFQPNFSNIRMSWAKNSVLATAVDDFFDFAGSMEELLNLIDLIERWDQHSTIDYKSKEVEILFGAIYGTTNELAAKASIQQGRCIKRHLIDIWISFLKANLKEAEWARNKTIPTINEYLSNGYISFGLGPIILISLYFLEPLSEEVVTSEEYKNLFMHTSLIARLINDRVTVEREGAQGKLNSVSLQVVLSGGAVTKEDAQEEVKRLIESHRRELLRMVLQTEESTVPKVCKDLFWRMNKVLHLFYMSGDGFSSPSKMVNAVNAIINEPIILP; from the exons ATGGAAACCAATGGGAGGCCAAAGCTGCACCAG GATGCAGAAGGGTTAGCTCCAAGAATCAAGCAGATGTTGAACAAAGTTGAGCTATCTGTTTCCTCTTATGACACAGCATGGGTTGCTATGGTGCCTTCAAAGGATTCTTCAAAGCAACCTTCGTTCCCAAAATGCCTAAACTGGGTTATGGAGAATCAACGAATTGATGGATCCTGGGGTCTTGATCCATGCCATCCTTTGCTCGTTAAAGACTCTCTATCTTGTACTTTGGCGTGTGTACTTGCCCTCCAGAAATGGAAAGTTGGCCCGCAACTTATTCATAAAG GTTTGGACTTCATTGTTTCTAACATTTGGGCGGCCACGGACAAGAATCAACACTCTCCACTTGGATTTGACATAATATTTCCAGGCATGATTGAGTATGCCAACCACATAGGCTTGAATCTTTCGGTGAACCAGCCTTCAATGGAGGCAATGTTTCTTAAGCGAGACTTGGAAACTAAAAG TTTGAAGGATAAAACAAGCAATCTAGCATATTTTGCAGAAGGGTTAACTCAGTCATGCGATTGGAAAGAGATAATGAAATATCAAAGGATGAATGGATCACTCTTCAACTCACCATCTACAACTGCAGCTACTTTTATCTACCTTCACGATGGAAAATGCTTCGAATACTTAGATACGCtagtgaaaaattttgaaaatgcag TTCCTACAGTTTATCCCCTGGATCTCTATGCCCGTCTGTCGGTGGTCGACAATTTGCAAAAACTAGGAATTGATCGATATTTCAGGGAAGAAATAGAAGTAGTATTGAGTGAAGTCTACAG AAATTGGATGCTGGGAAGTGAAGAAATAATTTTAGATGCCAGATGTTGTGCAATGGCATTTCGTCTCCTACGGATGAATGGATATGAAATTTCCGCAG ATGGATTATCCAATGTTGAAGAACAAGAAAAGTTGCTCTATGCAAAAGATACAAAGTCAATTCTAGAGTTATTCAAGGCTTCACAGGTCACAATATTTGCTGATGAGCCTGTTCTTGATAGAATTTATGCTTGGACAAGTACTTGTCTTAATGACATGTTAGTGAATGGGGCAATCTCAGAAAAGAATTTACAAATAGAG GTAGATTATGCTTTAAAGCATCCTCATGCCTGTTTGGAGCGAATTGAAAGCAGAATGTGGATTGAGAATTACAATGCAGATAATTTTTCACTTCTTAAAACATCTTATAG GTTTTGCAATGTTGATTACAAAGATCTCTGGAAATTTTCAATCCAAGATTTTAATGTGTGCCAAGCGATACACAGGGAAGAACTTGAGCATCTTGAGGG ATggatcaagaaatatggcataaaCAATCTCAAGTTTACAAGGCCGACGATTAGATATGCCTTTTTTGCCATTGCATCTACATTTTTCCAACCTAATTTCTCCAATATTCGCATGTCATGGGccaaaaattctgtcctggcaacTGCTGTTGATGATTTCTTTGACTTCGCTGGCTCTATGGAAGAACTATTAAACCTGATTGATTTGATCGAAAG GTGGGATCAGCATTCAACCATTGACTACAAGTCTAAAGAAGTTGAGATACTCTTTGGTGCAATTTATGGCACCACTAATGAACTTGCAGCTAAGGCTAGCATTCAACAAGGAAGATGCATCAAAAGGCACCTAATTGACATT TGGATAAGCTTTCTCAAGGCTAATTTAAAAGAGGCAGAGTGGgcaagaaacaagacaattccaacAATAAATGAATATCTATCAAATGGGTATATATCATTTGGATTAGGACCTATCATCCTCATATCACTTTATTTTTTGGAACCATTGTCTGAGGAGGTTGTCACAAGTGAAGAATACAAAAATTTGTTTATGCATACAAGCCTTATTGCTCGACTTATTAATGATCGTGTGACCGTTGAG AGGGAAGGTGCACAAGGAAAGCTGAATAGTGTGTCTCTACAAGTAGTCCTTAGTGGAGGTGCTGTAACTAAGGAGGATGCTCAAGAAGAGGTAAAAAGACTCATTGAGAGTCATAGGAGAGAGTTGCTGAGAATGGTGCTTCAAACTGAGGAAAGCACAGTTCCAAAAGTTTGCAAAGATTTGTTTTGGAGGATGAACAAGGTCCTGCACCTATTTTACATGAGTGGTGATGGGTTTTCTTCTCCAAGCAAGATGGTTAATGCAGTGAACGCAATCATCAATGAACCTATCATTCTACCCTAG